DNA from Felis catus isolate Fca126 chromosome B3, F.catus_Fca126_mat1.0, whole genome shotgun sequence:
ACATGCCTGTCCTGGCAGGTGGCCCACAGACCTCTGGGCTGGTCAGGGCATCGGTGGCAAAGGAGCAGGGTGACAGGGAGCCTCGGACTGGGCTTTAGCTGAGCTGGTGCTGAAGCCATAGAGGCCCTGGAGCACGCCATTCACCACCATGTTGGACAGAGGCTCTGTGggacagaaggaaaaagggaggaaggggtaGGAGACCACAGAGAAATTGATGTAGAACAGGCCCAGCCTCAGGCCTGCAGCTCCTAGAGCCCCTGCGCCCATAGGCTCAGCCCCCTCCTCAGGAGCAGCAGTCCCCACCAAGGCCAGAGGTAACGACAGTTGGCCACCCCAAATGGGGCCTTGGCTTTCCTGGCTCACATCCTGTTCACAAGAGCTTGGTAAAGCCAAGCAGGTGAAGAATGGAGACCAGGAGAGCCAAGTTTATTTCACCATGTCTGCCTCCTGAAGGAGAATAGAAAGCAGGCTATAGGAGCAACAGGATAGGTGTCGCCCCAAAGGAGGGCATTAGGAGGGAGATATTGCCTGGGGGTCCTGAGCTGAAAAATGCCAAGTTCGCCCCTGACTCCCACCCTGCTACCTAGGCCCTAAATATAGATTATAGGTCAgagcccatccctcccacccctcacctggGGATGGAATGCAAACGTAGGGATCCATGCAGAAGCTGATGACAGGCCGGTGGTGGAGCTGGGAGCTGagggggggtaggggaggagagTCATAACAGTGGAAGGAGAGGCGAGGCAGGGGCAGGGTCTCCTATCAGGTGGAGACTAGGGATTAAGATCACCAAGCACCCAAAAAGGGAAGGTGAGTGAGAAGTGGTCTCAGGAGGCACCAACAGAGATACCTGGACTGCTGGGAGAGGCCAGACACCAGCAGGCACAAGGCCACTAGGGGGCAGCCTGAGTCGGGCGGGGAATTGGGGGCGGGGCTTCCACTTGCCTGCAGTTCTTGGGCAGGAACTCCCCCAAGGCGCTGAAAAGAGGAGACCCGCTGTGAGCGGCTGTCGGGCTAGGAGTTGGGGGGGAGGCACGCGCGCGTGAGGAAGGGGTGGAGACACGCAAGCCGAGCACCACACCTCCCAGGGGACCACTACTTCTATTTGTAACAAGCTCAGTTCCGGAGGTAGCTGGGGTAAACCAAGACGGTCCAGAAAACAGTCCCTCTGCCCAGAGCAAGAAAGCTAATGAGGGAGGCCGTATCTCGAATAATCAGGCCTTTGCCTCCAAAACCTTGCCTCACCTGCTTACTTCAGGGAGCCCCTGTCCCCTCCACACTAGGGCCCCTCTCTCTTGCCTGGCCATGGCCCCTAGAGGTGCTCACCCCCAGTTGCTGGCCTTAGGGTCTGTGGAGAAGTGCCGAAGGCTCAGGAATTCCAGTAATTCCTTGGGCACATCCTGGTTCAGGTACAGGACACCCTGgggaggagaacagaggaaaCCTATAATCAGACCCAGCTATTTAACATAGAGCCCAGTGCAAAATGGAAACGATGGGGGCCTTCCCAAATGACTAAGCCagagcagagcattaaaccaagttTGGGCCCTTCTGAGCCCTGGGCCCTGAGTGAGTAACTACACAGGTCGTATGCCCAGCAAGCCAACCTGGCCGATAATCTGGCATCACTGTGTGGGGAAGAGGGGGGGTCTCCACCCAAATCCTCATCACTGAGGGTAGCACACGCTCTCACCCTGGAGGGAAGAGAGCTAGCTTTCAGTGAACTGAAACCACCTGCCTCCGTGTTACCTCATTCCCTTCTATCAGTACTGAAAGGGCTGTTTGGACCCATTACTGTTCAGAAAATTGAGGCTTGGGGTAGTAAATAACATGCTTACGATGTGGGTCTCCTTCATTCCATGCCCCCGCACCTCTCCCTCTGGGTCGCACCTCTGCTCCAACAGGCTGGGGGGCAGCAGCAGAGTGAACCCCATGCACACCTGGATATAGGCCTCCAAGCCCTGCCGCCGCTGCTCCAGTCCTCTGGTCCTCCAGTTGGGCAGGCGTTTTGAGGGGAAGTCGGGCACTTTGTACAGTTTCTTGATCTGCCAGGAGGTTACCGCGGTGCCATCAAAGCATCCTGATTGAGCCCTCAAGCTCACTTCGGCCTAGCCAAGAGTctctccccaggcctccccacccccacctccaaaacCCTAATGAGTGATGGTTGGGACAGGGTGGAGAGAGGCCCCagcaccctcctcccccaaacgCCCGAGGTCTGGCCGGCCACACATTGGCACCCATAGTACAGGCTGCACCCTGCCCCTTTGCGCCCACCCCGCAGCCCGCAGGGAGGTCTGTGCCCAGGACAGGAACTGGGGCGGTAACGGGGGTGGCAGAGACTGGGGCCGCAGTTCGTCTCCCAGGAGGTGGGCAGGAACCAGGCCGAGGTCGGTGAGTCGGCGGCTGAGCCTCACCCTCTTGTGCAGCGCGTGGAACTCGCTGTAGCGCCTCTGCACGATGTGCCTGCGCCCGCGGCACAATACTTCCACTCGGAACACCTGGCGGGCGCGGGCGAGCGGCCAGGTGCGCGTGAGGCCCCGCAGGAGGGCTCAGCAGGACCCGCGCCCGCAACACGCCCACCCTCCCGCACGAAGCGGCCTAGGAACCCCGCCACTCTCCGGAGACCCTCCCACGCTCCTCACACGTTTAGGAAAGGGGGAGGACAGAGCCTCCCCTCAGTTCCCTGCAGTCCCTTGTGAACCTGGACCGCCGTCCACGGAGCTGGCACATCCCAGCGGCCCGAGACCCTCGGCAGGCCGTCTTCTGACGGCCTGACCTGCCGCGCTCAGACGCCCCAGCCCAGGCGCGGGGTCCCCACTACATTCGGCGCGGGGGAGTCCGGCGGGTCCCCGCGTACCTTCCCATCCACTGCCCCCCGCTCACCATGTGGCCTTTCTCTGGGCTTTGCCTGGGATCCTCGGCCTCAGGTCCCACAGACGGGATGTGAACTTCCAGCATCCGCGCCACGGCTCGAGCCCCTCCGAGCGCAACGCTCGAAGCGCGAACTCTCCGGGTGTAGATCACCGACCCCGGCGGGCCCGGCCCCTCCTCCTCGGGCTCGCAGGCCCCGCCCCAAGCTGGCCCCGCCCCGGGCGTTCCCTCGCGCCGCCGAGTCCTGCGAGGGGCTGATTAGGCAGCGCGGGGGGAGGTGGGACAGGATACCGCCCCTCGAGTCTAGTGGGCCGCAGGTGGAGACCCTTCAGCGGCGGAGAGCCAGCCGTTTGTCAACATTTTCTGAGTGCCCGCTAACAGCCGTAGACGAGCCAAAATTTCACCTACTTTTTATTGAGCGCCTAGTAAGGACTAGAGCCTGTGGGCGCTCGGCAGGAAGGGACGCGGGGCCCAGACCTAGGCGCCGACCTTGGGGGCCAATCAAGGATGTTCTTTGAGATCCTCACACCCTTCCTCTAGACCAGGCTGCCCCCCATCTCCTTTCCTCCACCTTTCACCTGGACCCTGGGAGCGCGGCCACGCCTGGGGAGGGCTTGGGCCAATTTCTCTTTGATGTCCACCTCTCCCACCATCCACAAGCCCCTtcatttcactcattcattcatgcatgcatgcatgcattcattcatctttCAGCCCCAACCTTCTTCAGATCCAGTTTGCCTGGATGAAGCAGTTTAGGGACCTGAGCTCTGCTTTGAGGGTCAGATAGCTTGGATTTCCTGAACTGTGTAGACctgttctcatctgcaaaattgaATACTATGCCTAAGGAGGGTGTATGGAAATGGAGATGATCCCTGTTAAGCCCTCAGCATAGCAGGTGCTGAGAAACTGGCAGCTTGAGGGCTTGtcctggaggcagaggtgggtggTGTGTGTACAGGACAATAAATGGGGAAGAGGGACTGTAGGAGATGGCACTAGGCTGCTACTGCTCACCCCTCTGGGCAGGGCCTTCCTGGGTATGTGGCAAGATTTAATCCAGAACTCTCTGACCCCTTGGGCTAGAAAGGGCCTCTGTTCCCCTACTAAGCCCCCCTACACTTCAGCCATAAGAGATCTGTCCCATTCAACAGAGTCCTCAACTCCCCTGACTTCCCCCAACAAAGGCCCAAGCaggcagtggagggagggagggctggaggcctcaaggtgggaaggaggaaacagagcaCCTGTCTTAGGGGTAAAGGCTGGCAGTTGGGGGATCactgactccctccctcccctgctagtgcagAGGTGCTTCTGAGCTGGAGCAgaatctctccccaccccccacccagttcTGCCCCtagagagaaggtgagagggtGACCCCAAAGAAGGCAAGCAGGTCTCACCAATATTATGCCCCACGCTTTCTTCCCCCAAGTTCCATCTCACAAAAGCCCCAGAATCAGGAAGGTGAAACTTCCCGGAAGGGAAACCACCCACTGTGAACAGAAGTGCTGAGATTTCATTTCCTTGTACTTTGGAGCCCCCACACTCAAAGACCCTGTTCTCCTTGTCTACTGACCAGGGGGTCCTCTCCCAGGACCTCAGACCTCTAAGCTTCTCGGTCACCTGTCCTAATGACTGCCCTACCATCTAGAAAACTGCTACATCTCTTAATCGATCTCCCTGTTtttccttgcctccctctctcacacaaGGTCCATTGTCTACCTAGCAGCACAAACCACCATCAAAGCAACTGCTTCAAACCTTATGAAGGTTTCTTTCGTGTTGTACTTTGAAGAAAACATCCCCTCCCTACCACAATCTACAGAGCTCTAAGTGACCTAGCCCAGCCTCCACCTGTCATctcatttcctctccttccccttcgtgtaccaggccccaggcagtgaCCTTCCAGTTCTTCAAACCCAACTCGCTCTTTCCTGCCTTAGGGCCTTTGTGCCTGCTGTGACTCCTCACCTGGTGGGTTTAGCCTAGAACTTCCAGCTCTTGGCCTAAAACTCACCTCTTCAAAGAGACCTTCCTTCCTGTCCACTTACCCTATCATATCACCCGGTCTCTGCACTTAGTTACGTAGttactgtttgtttattgtgGGTCTCCCTGGTTTTCCCGActctgccccaggctctgagggCCATCAGGCCAGTGTCTTGTCAGTGGTTGCTGCCCTGGCACCAAGAATGTAAGAGACGCTCAAACATTTGTTGGTTGAAAGCCTTTCTGACTGAATCGGGGGAGGAGATGTTGGGAaaaggctggggagaggagggaaggcctgggagagaggcaggaagggaggagttAGAGGAATAACAACAGGAATCCTCTGCCCACCTTCAGATCCGGGCACCTCTCATCGTCGCTCCGTCGCAGATTGTTGAACACACCTCGTTTATATGCTTAGTTTTCAGGTGTTCCTGAGACGCCTCCAATTAATGGATTCCCAGCACCAGTTATACAGGGAGATTTGATGCACCTGACTTATAAAACATCTGGTAGGAAACCTGCAGCTCCTGATTCTTCAGTGTTCCGTGGCCATGAGTGAAGatccaaatgaagaaaaacaagatcCTTGGCTTGCAGACATTTGGGGATGTCTTTGGGGAGATAAAACAAGCTATGGAGAATATTTTCCTGTAAAGGGGAATACGTGACATTAATGTAAACTCCAAAGCACTTGTTATAATCGAAGGAAAACTTATTTTCTGTATGCTGTAAGCAGTGGCCCACTCAGTCTATGAACACTGAGCTGAGTCCCACCCACTATGTAGACCCTCAAAGTGACTTGTTTTTAGAATGAGTTTTAGTGTGCAAgcctctgtcttttctccatcaCTCTCTAACACATGACTTTAATTTCCAAGTTTCTAAGGGAAGGGGGCTTAAAAGTACTGGTGGGTCACACACCAACTTGGCCTAAGTATTTCCAGATCAGATTATAGAGCGGTGGTTCTCCAACCTCCGCAGGCATCATCATCACCTACAAGTCCTGTTAAATCTCAAATAGGGCTCTGAGCCCAGTTTCCTGAGTGCATGGGCCTGGCGTGGAGCCTCATCGTGTGCGGGTTTTCACAACTTCCCCTGTACCAGTGCTGCTCCGGGTTGGGGACCACGTTGTAGACACCAGTCTCTTGACTCCCACGCCAGCTCTTGGAGATGAGGATGGTGGCCAAGCAGAGGGCAGCAAGGGCTGGGGGCAAAGGTGTTCCCCTCTTGGGCTCGATCTGGTGAGCCTctctgggtgggggcggggcaggtgggagggacaACAGCTCCCGCGGTGGCTGGGCCCTGGCCCCCGGGGGCCCTCCGCACAGGCACGCACAAAGCCACGTTCACTAGGCAGGCTGGACGCTGCTCAGGAGGTGGTTAACCCgtttaagaaacaaacagctCCTGGGCTTGTGGGCGCCGCCGAGGCACAGAAGCTGGATTCTTCCTGCCGGATTCGACCTGGCCTGGCCGGCAGCGGTGGGAGGAGGCAGACTAGACCGAGGGGGGCCCAACAACCTAGCACTGCCAGAGCAAGGTCGCCAGGATGGCGTCACCCAGAGGCTAAGGTCACCTGGCAAGCTCAGACAGCTCCCCGCGCTCAGGGTCCTTATCAGCAGAGCAGAGCGCTGTGTGTGGATTGAAAGATCATGCTTCCAAAGTGCatgggcctggcacacagtaaataaatgtcagctattatttactgaatgaaaaGAATTTGCCCTAAGTCAAAACGGCGGGTTGTTGGCAATTATATATGGTCCAACCTAATATATTGCTGCCGATTCAACTTTAACACAACTTTACTATTCCTCTTTCAGTATCCTGAGATTGCAGGCTTagcttaaaaaatgaactattttaacTACTAACTCTGTGATCAGAATTTTCCTGATCTTGTCCATATTGtgcaaccaaaaaaaaaggtagaatcaACTGGAAGCAGAGTTTGGCGTAAATTAGCAACTATCCTGTTCATCCTAACAGCTTCTGACTTCTTACTGATTGCCTTTTTAATGAGTACATCTTAtcaattttgaataataaaataagacgAAATaccggggcacctaggtggctcagtcggttaagcatccccctcttgatttcagtgcaggtcatgatctcatggttcatgagtttgagccccacgtggtcgggttctgcactgacactgcttggaattctctctctctttctctttgcctctccctaactcatgctcactctctctcaaaattaaataaataaataaataataaataaataaataaataaataaataaataaatgttaaaaaaacacaacacagtaCCTTTATGTTGAATACTGAACTTTGGTGTAGATGTCTGAGAAAATAGTTCTTCTCAAACATCTTAAATTATTGAGAAGTCTaaactcttcattttatagatgaggaaactgaggtgtgaGGAAGGAGAAGTGAGCCTCCGGGGGAAGGTTGTGTTAGGAAGGCACCTTTGACAAACAGGTCCTGCCAGAGCCCCAAAAGCAAAGTTTGGCTCAGGGTAGGCTGGTAACCAGCTTCTCAGGGGACATACAGGCTCTAGCCCTGGGGCTCCAGCCAGCAGTGTCCCCCCTTCCAGATGACAAGGACTGCTCAGTTGCTTCAGACATGACCCAGGGATGGAGCAAAGGGAGCTGGCAGAGGCCACCCCAGCCACCTGCCATCCAAGGCTGCACAGCTTCCCAAGGAGATTTTTTTCTGGCTCTACAGCGACTCCCAACACCCCTAGAATGACTATGTCAGGGAACCAACCACTCGGCCCCCCTCATGTGCCCAGCACTGAGGTTCAAGGAACAAAGATGTGCTCAGGAACCCTCAGGTCACGGGGGTTTACTGTGAAGAGTTGTGAGACCGAGAACTGAGGCCAAGTGGGAAGCCAGGCCAGAGGCCGGGAGGGGCCGCAACCCCAGGCCCTGAGGTCTGGAACTGAGATGCTCCCACCTCCCATTCTAGCTCTGGGTTCTGTCTCAGGTCTCTCAGCAAGTGGAGGTTTTAGTCTCTGCCGCAAAAGGTCCCCAGGTACTCACCCAAGCTGCTCCTGTCTTCCAGATTCTGCTCCTGCTCCCCAACTGGGCCACGCACTGTGCCTGTttggggagagaggatctcaCAGGGGTCAGAGAAGCCCACAAGCCTATGAGGCCAGGTGGGTGACATGTCCTTAACAGGTCTCTTGTGTGAATTTATTCAAGTCTTTAAGAAAACAACTTAGTGGGTTAATATCTAGGTTCCTCTTGTCCACCCCTGTCTAGAATGTGTGAGACATGGTGTGGCAGACAAGTTGAGTCAAGCAGATTGGGTTCAAGTTTTAACCTCAGAGCTCtcccggggtgggtgggggggggggggtgaggggggtgaccttgggcaaattgcttaatTTCTCAAAGCCTCAGTCTTTTACTACCTGGAAGTTCTCTGGTGCCAGATGTTTCAGAGCCCAGAGGCACAGAGTAGGTGTTTAACACATGACAGCCCTTATCCTTAGGCCTCTCGGTAGGAAGGGGTTATCCTGCCCCCACACTTGTTCCACCTGCCAGGTGCCTTATTATTTCTGGTGAGGCTGTGGGGAGACCTGCTGGTTGGGCCCCTGTGGTCATCACTGCTGCCACTCAAAatggaagaggaagctgagacctCTGAAGCTAGGAGGGGGGCAGTGATTTGGAAACAATGGTCACATCCCTTTAGGGAAAGGTCCTAACTCAGAATGAATggtttttctgtgatttttctggACCCAAAATGCATCCTATGGAGGCTGTGCACCTGGCTCCCTGGGACCAGCCTTGGGGGTGAGTGGTGTTTTCTGCCCCAGAGGTTTGGCCATCATAGCCAGAGGGGCATTTCCACAACAAAGGGGAGGAATCTTGGCTGAGGCAAGCCTTGGGGCAGGTGGCTATCACCTCCCAGCCTGCAGGCCTCCCCTGGAAGATGAAGCACCATTCCTGCCAACCACAGCACGGCCTACCAAACCCCAGATCAAGCCTGATTTCTGAATGTCTTCAAAACCCCCAAGATCTGGGCCCACAGGCTCCTAAAACAATAATCACCAGAGCTGAATGGCAGCCATTGCCCCCTTAGGCTGCCTTTGTGGGTGGAAGGGAGCACGGAGATAGGTAGGAACAATACAGTCCATGATCTGAAGGAGTTCAGAACGCCAGAGGCTAATGAGATCATCTCAGAGATAACAATGCACACAGGGTGAGAAAGACCAGAGGTTTAAGAGgatgacagagagacagaggaggtggTCTCCCGTTCCAGTCTGGGGGTAGAATGGAAAGTGCATCAAAGAAAGCTTCCCAGAGAAGGTACATAGAGAGTAGGCCTCAAAGGAtgcactgcattttttttcccataatgaaaacactttatttaatttttatgatcataaaaatacacagaaattccAAGCAACATAAAATactgtgaaaattttaaataatgcagaATTCCATCCTGCTAGGGCAACCATAGTTAACAATTCAATCAACATTCGTtccatatatatagttttatataaacTTACACCACACTATACATGTAATTCTATAGcctacttttttcacttaaaaacgTTTTCCTTGTCAATGAATACAGCTATGTATCATCTCCAATGACTGCACACCCAATCGTATTATGTACCATAATTCATTTAATCCCTTCCTGCTGTACAGagattaatttcaatttttacaaCCACACACCTTGCTAAGATGGGCCCCTTTGCACAGGCTTCTTCATGGACTTGGTTTCTAGACGTGTCTACAGGAATCCCCTGTGAATGTTCTGACACGTTTACCAGTGCCTTCCATCTCCATCTACTTCCACTCCCATTCAGACAGGTGTAATTCTGAGACTGAAGAGAGGGATGGGAACCGAGACAGGGCATGTCAGGTACAAAACCCACCATTAACAAAAGGCTCCTTAGGCCTGGGCCGCACAGAACTGAGGAAGCAAAGAGCATGAGCATGTTTGGGGGCAGTTTCTGTCAGGGGTCGGGCGTTGTTGTGAAGCGCTAGGACATAAACAGGAAAGCGAGCGGGAATCCTCTCAGAGAACACTGGGAGTGCCAGGTGGCAGAACCTGCAGTTGGAGATCATTCAACCTTGATCTATCTGGTGCCTATTTTGAGCCCAAATCTTTGCTGGGGACCATGGAGTGCCAAAGACGTACCACTTCAGAGAGTTGACCATTTGGCAGAGAGCGCCAAAATCAACCACACATCTGGTGCCACAAGACGTTGGCAGATGACGCACACACCCTTCCCATGGCCAGTAGACACGGATGAGTGGTTCTCACCCATTTCTAACTCTCAGCTCGGGCCCGACTCTCCCCAGTCATGGAGCGTCTCTCCCCAAGACACTTAGCCAGTGTCTCCAAAGACCAGGCATTCAGTTCAGGTGCATGACAATTGCAGCAAAGGTCTGTTCTTCTTTGCTCCAGGAGGGATCACCATcatcttcccctttcctcctgctCCCCTAGGCTGCTGTGGAGAAAATTCCACCACTTTGGGACCTGATGTCCCTCAAAATCCATGGTTTCCACTCCCATTTGGGCCGTAACCATGCTCAGCAACGGACACTCCTCCATCACCATGCTCTCTCTTCAATCACTTCCTGGTCCCATCCTTAGCAGATTTCATTATCGTCTCTTGGTTTTTAAACTTTAGGCTGCAAaggtattctttattttctttatggttcCCAGCTATAGGTGCACTCAGAATGAAAGTCTTCTGGAAAGAGTTCAAAGTTACAAATACCTATGCGTGACACTTTCTATCATTCCCACTTCTCATTTAATCTGTCACTCAGTACTCATACTGAATGCTGGGGTCCCTCCAGCTCAAAGTTTCATGCTCTAGACTCTGAAGCCCAGAGATTGTTTGGGGAAATAATGCATGGGGAAGTAGGGAAGTACAGACTCGTCTCCACACCTCTTCTCTAAACCACTTGACTCAAAATAGGAAAACCAGATATCTCTATTTGAGAACACTTTAATTACCAAGCAGGAGACCTAtattctctgccccaccctgtcTTCCTTCCCCATGCCTCCTTGCTTGGCAGTGAGGCTCCCTGCTCTGTGCATTTGTCCCCAGACACAGCTCTGATGGcgattccctttctctcctctgaaTTTTATTAAGATGCCAAGTCTGACCCacctttaaataaaacaaagcctcCTTTCACTAGGTTTTTCTCCCACCTCTCAGCATGGGCCTCCCTTCCCATTCAGAGGAGCCTCTTATGCTACATGACACAGGCAGCACTGACGGCTTCTGCTCCCATCTGCTCCAAACCTACTTGGCCTTGTGTTGCCTGTGTCATTAAGGGCTCCCTTCGCTGTCTATccttcccccaccgccccctcccatGGGGAAGCATGAACGCAGTCCCCCACTACCACAAATTATGCAGTCGAGTTCCCCACTTTTGGGGAAATCGCAGGGGTCAGCACATCCAGAGTGCAATGGATAAGCCTCGCCCTGGGGGAAACCACCTTCATGATCATGGTATCTTCCCTGCTAAGTATTCTTCACTGTCTATCCGGAAATTCCAGCCAGAAACCTGCAAGTCAGGCTAGCTCATCCCTCAGGCCTCTCATCAGATCAGTGACCAAGTGTCCGGTGGTTCCACGTCCCCCTTCTGAGCCTCTCCAAGAGACCATCCCTTCTGTCCTCCTCAGCAATCTGGCTGGCTGGGATGAACATGGCTGCTCTCCTTGCCTCCAGTCTGATGCATCTAGATCACAAATGTGAATATGTTATTCCCTGCTTGAGTCCCTTCAGAGGGTCCCCACCCTTCTGGGTAATTGTGCCAAGTGCTTCACAAGTTGTATCAAGCAGTGTGATCTGGTTCCTGCTTGTCACTCTCTGTGGGCTGCCCAATGACTTGACCCACACCATACCAAGCCACCTACATTTCCCTAGATGCCTACCTCCCACTGTcaagagacagggaggcagaatGGGCCCAGCAGAAGGGGCAAACGCCTCTTCACCTTTAAGCCACAGTTCAAGCATCCTCTTCTCTACAAACGTCTTCTTCCTGAGGCCCCAGGTAGAATGACTCTATCTTTTGTACCACTGTGCAGGCCTTGGGCTCAGTACCCTTAACCTGTTTGCTTTCTCAGTTTCCATGTGTG
Protein-coding regions in this window:
- the SNX22 gene encoding sorting nexin-22 isoform X4 translates to MLEVHIPSVGPEAEDPRQSPEKGHMIKKLYKVPDFPSKRLPNWRTRGLEQRRQGLEAYIQGVLYLNQDVPKELLEFLSLRHFSTDPKASNWGPTAAHSGSPLFSALGEFLPKNCSSQLHHRPVISFCMDPYVCIPSPEPLSNMVVNGVLQGLYGFSTSSAKAQSEAPCHPAPLPPMP
- the SNX22 gene encoding sorting nexin-22 isoform X2; this encodes MLEVHIPSVGPEAEDPRQSPEKGHMVFRVEVLCRGRRHIVQRRYSEFHALHKRIKKLYKVPDFPSKRLPNWRTRGLEQRRQGLEAYIQGVLYLNQDVPKELLEFLSLRHFSTDPKASNWGALGEFLPKNCSSQLHHRPVISFCMDPYVCIPSPEPLSNMVVNGVLQGLYGFSTSSAKAQSEAPCHPAPLPPMP
- the SNX22 gene encoding sorting nexin-22 isoform X3; protein product: MLEVHIPSVGPEAEDPRQSPEKGHMVFRVEVLCRGRRHIVQRRYSEFHALHKRIKKLYKVPDFPSKRLPNWRTRGLEQRRQGLEAYIQGVLYLNQDVPKELLEFLSLRHFSTDPKASNWGSQLHHRPVISFCMDPYVCIPSPEPLSNMVVNGVLQGLYGFSTSSAKAQSEAPCHPAPLPPMP
- the SNX22 gene encoding sorting nexin-22 isoform X1, with the protein product MLEVHIPSVGPEAEDPRQSPEKGHMVFRVEVLCRGRRHIVQRRYSEFHALHKRIKKLYKVPDFPSKRLPNWRTRGLEQRRQGLEAYIQGVLYLNQDVPKELLEFLSLRHFSTDPKASNWGPTAAHSGSPLFSALGEFLPKNCSSQLHHRPVISFCMDPYVCIPSPEPLSNMVVNGVLQGLYGFSTSSAKAQSEAPCHPAPLPPMP